The genomic interval TCtcatatttctattttttatctaatggtagttttcaggttttcaatatatatatatagtttctacCACATATTTTTTCCCAATTATGTGTTAATGACGTCTAAAACATCACTTATTAGTGTCTTGAGtgagcatgtttttttaaaaacaaatcttgtaggaaacaactcaaatttaatatGAACGGCCTCAATCAAACCCTAATTGAAGCCCAATCCAAAAATTTGggctttttttcttaaaaaaagaaaccttGCTCCAATCGTTCCCTTATAAGTGTCTCAAAATTGGaatccccttctccttcttTCTCGTTCTTCATAAGTGGGGAGGCACTCGTTCACAATTTTTGCACAGCAAAGGAAGAGGATGACACGTGAGAAGAGATCGTGCGTAGGGAAGGTATGGTGGAGCGATTTCTTTTTGTGTTTCTGTTGATACTAATGGGCGGGtcttttttaagttaattttaaaatatctttTGGAGAGATTAATATTTTCACACCTAAAATTATGTttaggattaaaaaaaataaattttagggaTGGAATTTTGGGTGCTCTCGGAAACAGGTCGAGAGGAGGGAATTGCGACTTAATTTGCCAGGCTGTGTATGGGCTGCCTGCCAACCTGCTGTTGATGTTGGGCTGCTTGGTTCCTGCAGCCTTGTCTGCTATGCTCCCAGACATAGCCCAGCCCAGCCCGTAACCCTCTGTGGCCCCGAGCAGGCGAGCAGCAAATTCCTAGAACTACATTGCCAATCGAATCAAGAGGACAAATTCCTATTAGCTTTGTTCGAAACTTGAGGCACGGAGAACGAAATGtgtatatttaaatataaaatattataaacttaaaattagatttatttattgtttttaaagaaaaatttttaaACACGAAACGCGTGTGCTCATGATAAATAAGGAAATAGGCGAACTTATGTTTAGAATTCGAAACATTTAACTTTTTGTCACTTTAAGATGtgaaaattaattatttgtcactCGTTGTCTATAACATGTGGGCCATCGTGTGTCTTTGACATATGGGTTCAGTGGTAAATCATTTATCATTATTTATAAGagtgacaaataattaattattccttAGAATTCAGCCCAAATCTTTGTATCGATCTGCACCAGGCATGTGTATCCATGGTCTCCTTGGATACATGCAATGATGCAAATGCACCAAACATCTGTATGGTCAGGTTCATCAAAGTCAACCCAAGTCGACGCTACTTAGCTATATCTATCTGCCGGGTCTCTCAAGTAATTGGACTAGTGcgcagattttttttcctcctcctaACAAAAgacagagaaaaaaattaactaggAAATCGACCACGTGTAAATGTGCTAAAACACACACGACTGCTCCAGTATATATCTTTAGGGTTGGCTATGTCTTTCTCGAATCTCGAACAGTGGTTTTTGCAAttcgattgttttttttttgtctaattcGCTGGGCATAATGTATAACTATTTCCTTTTGGAACGTATAAAAAACaggaataaattaaaaaaagattgaGGTGCCATAGCTTATCGGATCCTTATTATTCATAAAACATATGATTGATTtcaaatatgttgtttggatAATAATTAAGGGAAAGAGTAAAGGAATTCGGAGTGAGAAAAGATATGAAACAAGTTTTCATAAAGTTGGACCTTGTGTTAAAAACCctccaaaattcatataaattgaGGCAATCTATAGAAATAACCTGGGAGTTTAGTAGTGTCACTCTTTTGTTCCTAAAGGGTCAAATGATTTATTTTTGCATATGATTGAAATcctaaaagaaagaaaggaaaagaaaaatgttcCAAGGAATGCTTCACATCGTCCCTTCAAGTACCATCGAGTtaggggagcgtatcctatgcacacaggccctcgcgtgtacacaccatgtacaccaactaaaaattatcacaaaaaattctaggaaaattcatacatgtactttcaatagtattacatctacgtgcaaagtcgcatcttcaaattcattctacatagagaataacaaaaaagataaaattctgacaaaattgcaaccttaaaactgtcagattttttgttttttttgttacggctaaaatataatgaatttgacgttaagattttaaccctaggtgtaatacaattgaaagtatgtgtatgattttttctagattttttggtgatattttttagttggtgtgcacgtgtgtacacgtgagggcatgtgtgcataggatatgttgcctcgAGTTAGGCCTCGCGTTGCATTACATGTAATTGAAAATTCAGGCAGGGATTGTTTGCATCCccatctattaacttattaaagtgatagaaaaaaatgagcatccacgttcgctctcacggtttagaaattctcatattgatcagagaaaaagaaaaatagagtccataaagaaatacaatttagaaataactgaaatttagaattaaaaaataaggaatattagaaaaggagactagagtccatatagataatttagaaatagctggaATTTAGAAttagaaaataaggaatattgtaAGATGAGACTAGAATCCATACCGATATACAATTAGAATTAATGAaaaatcagaattaaaaaaataagaaaattaaaattaggttagagtccatatataattGATAAATTTGGAAAtaacaaaaaattggaattaaaaaaatattgaaagaagattaTAGAGTCcttatagaaatacaatttagaaataactgaaatcggaattaaaaacaaaaaatattagaagaagagtatacCTTCCATAAAGAAATACTCCTAGGACgtccggagggagtacaattaagaaataatagacactccaaactaaaaaataagaaatattagaataaaagtatattttaataataaattaagaaaatacatatactattatataagagaaaacATAATTATGCTAGTCGTGTAATCTGTGCGGGTCACCATGCTAGTTgaacttaaaagaaaaaaggcaatctaacaaaaaaaacctCACTTCCTAgtttagaaaataattattgaaGTTAGATTTGtgtagttctaaaaaaaaaagatttatgtcGCCCTCTAGCCAATTAAACCATATGatctcatttctttttctttaactccaaaatacaactttcTCATTTTCTATTGTGCATGTTTTTTAAGCTAACGGTAATTCTTGCTCACATCGGTCGTACACATGTAGGACCATAGATATGTTTGTATTGTCAATGTTGGGTACATCCATGGATGCAAATAAGAGCTCGcgtgctagtttatttttcatctgctgataaaagataaataaaaaatatagctataATTGTGGTTTAGCATACCGCAAAGTTTGAAAAACAGTCATGATTGTGTCTCACGTTGATGTGATATCATGTTATTTAGTGCCGTTTTAAGGTCTACAACGAATCGACTGATTCCTGTATTATCAAACAGCAAATGGACTGTGTGCAATTAATCATATATGGACTCTTGCTGGACAATCCCACATGAAGTGatactaaaaagaaaaaggcaatTAATGTGAAATAAGATGTGAGTTCACTCACTTTTAAATGCCACTTTGTTATTCATAGTATTTTTTGTTTCTCATGACAGTGAATTTACTTGCTTTGTGTATTTTGCTTGGGATGCTCTGTTCGTTATTGCCAATTAATTTGTCTCTAATCATCCTTAAATAGGAGATCAAAATTGGGACCAAGTTCTCATTCGGCCATTCCCAAACTAGGCGGTTTGGTTTTGATTTCATCAGTGAACAAAATCCAAAAAGTTTGTACAGTGATCATGCAGCCGGTAGTACTGTACAAGTACAAGCACTATTAGTTTCTCctacaattctttttttttctccctggaaagagagggaaaaaagaaaaaaagttttttttttatttttctaaaccTTCATCATGACTAGCTGTAGCTGGAGGCTCTCCATCTGCATCTTCCTCTTTGTGTtggcgatgaactcctcgaaccTCCTGTTCATGTCgtccacatcgtcgtcgtcgtcgccgccgcctccgcactGGTCGAAGGCTTCCTCTTCGTCGTCGGCTCGTCCGTTTGTGTCCTCGCCGGAGCAGCGATGGTGATCGGAGTCGGGGACAGGGGAGCTGATCTTGTTGGCATCATCATCCACCACGACGATCGCTCCCGCGGAAACatgatcgtcgtcgtcgacgaggccGTCGTAGCTCTGTTTCTCCTGCCCCGCCGGCGGTAGCGCgattggcggcggcgccatcgtcgtcgccatggccggctcGTGGCGCTGTGCtggacgacgtcgccgccgcctatCGCCATCGCTGCCGTCGTTCTCGTCGTCAACGTGCAGCACGTCTACCACGGCGAGCTTGCTCGGGCgccagacgacgacggcggcgctgctcctcgGTCGTtggggccggcggcgagaggaagcAGCAGAACTCGCGGCGACAGGTGGtgaggcgtcgtcgtcggcggcggcgtggtggcgaggcggaggcgcagGCGCAGGTGGTGCGGGGcaggcgaggaggccggcgtccctgaggacgaggaggaggatggcgttGCAGAGCAGGATCATGTGGTTCCTCGGGCTGAGCAGGCCGAGGAGTCGCGCGCAGGCGTCGAACAGCgttgcggcggtggcgctggcggAGAGATGGTCGGCGATGGCGCGCGGCTGGTGctgcgagaggaggaggagcgggatgATTAGCGTGGAGAGCAGAGCGGcgctggcgacgacggcggccttcccctccatcgtcgatcgatcgatgcaatCTGCAGATGGATGAGCACTACTCGATCGAGCTGAGCTGCCGAGGCTAACTGCAACTGTGCTCCCTTATATATAGTACTCCTAATAGtatagagaaaaacaaaatattcctTGAGATTGTTATTAGTAATAGTAATAGTATAGTGAAGACTGAGGAGACGACtgatgaattttatttttttctaatgaaAGATTTCTGAAAGCGACGACTGATGAGTTGAGTCGGGTGAGAGAGCGAGTCCGAGTCACACAACTCACAGTCAGACTAAAGTCGAGGACTCCAGTGAGCGCGTCCACGTCTGGGTGGGTCCCGGTCCCGATCAGCCAAGTCTAGCGGGCCCACCGGGCGCAGGAGCTGGACTGCTGGAGTGGAGTCTTTTCTGGCGAGGCCGCCCGGGAAGGGAAGGAAGACCGGACCAAGTCCACGTCCACGGAGGGAGAGCAGCCGGTAGAGTAGAGCACAGGCTTCGGCTTCGCATCACACACATCACATGGCAACGCGGCATGTTCGCTTGCCGAGGTCAACCCACGGTCTTCTCTCTAGGCTCCACGCACCCTCAAGCGAGAGaccatcttttttttcaatcctactTCCGCTTCGGTAGATtcgtacatactccctccatccgtaTGAGaaatagataaaattaaatagaaaaaaaaactacaattgattcagaagtggaggtaggtaaaaaaaattaaatggtggAGAGTTGTTATTGATTGAGAAAAGAatgttggtgaaaaaaattattatattttgatacaaaCCTTGctataaattgttatattttacgACAGAGGGAGAATGTCGGTTTCAGTTTCAATTCAATTGTCGTTTTAGCATTTAAATTATTATCGTTCTcgtattaaagtatttttttatttggtaaCATTTATCAATGCAGTCATACTATACTACCTTAGGCTCAGTTAGTTTCCCCTTTTCCCAACTCCCCTTTTCTCGTTTTttgcgtgcacgcttttcaaactactattttggtgcgttttttttacaaaaattttctattcgaaagttgttttaaaaaaagaaaaagtacgaattacccctgaaGTATTGGGtgagtacaaattacccccctaaacctgAAAACCAGTCATTTTTCACCCTCAATTATCGATACCGAATGAACCCCCCAGCAGCTTTGTAagcggttttggtctacgtggcagtccGATCAGCaagtttttttattcaaaaaagggcagggcccacctgtcagataTATcaactctctctatctctttccctctcaccccttctctctctcccgttaGATGCAGGCGGCTGCGGCTCGCGCGCCGGTGGCAGCGGGCACCTCCTTGGCCTCCCTGAGACGGCAGAGCGATGGCcagagcggcggtggtggtaggCCATAGGTGGAGCGGCTGTGGTGGCAAGCCGCAGGCAGAACGGTGGGGCGAAGCAGCAGTGGTAGAGTGGGACgggcggagcggcagcggccaAAGCATGCTGGCAATAGCAGGGCGGCCGGAGTGGGGGAGGCcagagagggaggaggtgaggaggccAGGGAGCGagccgaggaggaaggaggccggcgaggaggcggtgaggCCGGGAGAGTCGTCGGAGTcatccccccgccgccgccgtcgtcatcgttcGAGCCGCTCCCGTCGAAGTACGACGAGCCCAACCATCCTCGTTGCTGCGACGACCGCCGTGCCCTGCTACTCTTCCCTGACACCTGCTTGCTGGGATctggctggaggcggcggccgcgggggagTCCGGCCTCCTCGTCTCTCAGCCTCCCTATGCCCCTCGCGTGTGAGCTCGTTCGGGGAGAGgagcgccgcgcggcgcggcgcggcggcgggggagaggagagaagcgccgcccgcctcctcctctcggcgAGCTCGCCGCATCCCCTCCGCGAGCGCTTGCCAGCAtctgtaagttcaagtgccttaatttggtttcggtgattaatgacaaatctaattatatgagactaacatttttatgagcctttctttgactagtctcatttggatatggaagtaaaaatgatgagatgtatgtattaaacttcacatattctaacttggtctctcttgtggatccaaaatatagtgtgagcttcctatttgatctttattgattatgtgcatgtgcgttccttcatatccatatgtatgcacatcttgagggggagcttattctatattttgtttattataagatttctatcttgatttgaaatcatttttcatctcatctctctatattgtttatatcgggttattatccatcaccaaagagaaaagattgaaagatcttggattaaacaatttgtgtaattgttactttggtgatagatgataaaccgatgtttatgggattaacctctcttttgcataagttgtctactaggttatttcccgataatgagatgtggaagacatgcattcttttgtgatggaccttaatcatgacaaggatgaaatgcatggagataaaacgatatgtaccacttcttatctcctactttttgataggttcatatatatgatttccatgttattgatatatatgtgtgagactaatgtttactcgaatgttatcttatttagtctcatttacattgagaacatggagatcatgaaggtatatgttttatgttggtctacatcattactacatatgccttctctatatgtataggataaatccccattggtcattctctaattatgcatacacttgcatctcttgtatatttatttgtatgcatatatttagggggagcaaatcctatacatttattgtgcatgttctagatccatgttgttcacctattatttatatcggatctttgcacttgagcttgcatacgagtatatgacacttgtgatgttaatgaatactcaacaaacatattcatatctttcatatgcaaccggttggtcatcaagtgaaggatgacaacagatttgttgagactaatgttctcctttgaggtgtgaaaaggaataggtcccactacgatgaggctaatgaatgacaccatgggttagtggtcaccaagccaaggacatcgtcatgttggcaagaatgaagtcaagcttgtgatgagaataaagtcttgacaaaggatggacAAGACCTCGGCATGAACATGGTTCAAccggatggtcacaagtgttgatctcaGCTTaagcttgaccccaagatggatggcgcaaggcaaaggtataatgtagctaagaatgttttcttagtcttttcccagtcttggtgtttggtgtagaccggatttgctagataggcgccgtactatcaagaggggtctatgaagcgagcttgtggatgatcttgtgccatattagttcatatgcatgtaggtgcattttgtgggcttgtctaaccaagtgtgatgagttttttcaagtcctaaaccaagagagaagtgggcatgtccaataggagtaagtgacatcttgtgggtatgtccagaggatatcctttggagtgtgagccctttatccttgacttaagttgtgtttcttggatggatttttcatgggttggatggccctttgaataagctttccatagagtccaagaacgccaaattccgagacccgagtcaagaga from Oryza glaberrima chromosome 3, OglaRS2, whole genome shotgun sequence carries:
- the LOC127768205 gene encoding uncharacterized protein LOC127768205, whose protein sequence is MEGKAAVVASAALLSTLIIPLLLLSQHQPRAIADHLSASATAATLFDACARLLGLLSPRNHMILLCNAILLLVLRDAGLLACPAPPAPAPPPRHHAAADDDASPPVAASSAASSRRRPQRPRSSAAVVVWRPSKLAVVDVLHVDDENDGSDGDRRRRRRPAQRHEPAMATTMAPPPIALPPAGQEKQSYDGLVDDDDHVSAGAIVVVDDDANKISSPVPDSDHHRCSGEDTNGRADDEEEAFDQCGGGGDDDDDVDDMNRRFEEFIANTKRKMQMESLQLQLVMMKV